The Pseudomonas sp. B21-023 genomic interval ACCAAGCCGTACTGCACCGTCATGGTGGTGGCCATGCCGCGACAGCAGATCCACACCGCCAGGGCGATGAACACGCAACAGGTGGTGACGTTGATCAACAGGTTGTCCGCCAACGCGGCCAGCTCCTGGTTGCCGGTGATCTGGGCCAGGAACAGGTAGAAGAAGTCCACCGCCACGCCTGCCAGGTTGGACAGCACGATGGTGGTGGCGACCACCAGCCCCCATCCGCCGATCCAGCCGATCATCGGGCCGAAGGCCCGGGCCGACCAGGTGAAAGACGTGCCGCTGTCGGGCTCCGCCGAGTTCAGCTCGCGGTAGCCCAGGGCGACCAGCAGCATCGGCAGGAAGCCGACGATGAACACCGCCGGCAGGTGGGCGCCGACTTCACGCACGGTCGGGCCGAGCGCGCCAGTCAGGGTGTAGACCGGCGCAATGGTGGAAATGCCCAGCACGACGCTGGCCAGCAGACCGAGGCGGCCCTTGGCCAGGCCCTTGCTGCGCTGGGTGTTGCCCGAGTCGGCCGCCACGTCGGGGGGGCGGCCGGCTTCTGTGTAATCGCTCATGAGTATTTGCCGTAACTATTGGAATTGTTTTCACAGGCCCGCCGTAGCGGGCCCGCTTCCACTCATTGAAAGCTCACTGCCGGGGTGGGTCATCCGAGACTACCGGGTGACGTCAGAGGATCTTCTGGCGCACACCCTCCCGTGCAGCATGGGCAATGCAGGCCTCGCGGAACGCCTCGAACAGGCGCAGCGAAACCGGGTTTTCGGCGAAACGCCATTCAGGGTGCCACTGCACGCCGAGTACAAAGCCCGGCGCATCAGGCATCGACACCGCTTCGATCAGGCCATCCGGGGCCCGTGCCTCGACGCGCAGGCCCGGGGCCAGGCGGTCGATGCCCTGGCTGTGCAGCGAGTTGACCTCGAACCGCGCAGCCAGGCCCAGGCGCTCGAGCACCCCACCCGGCTGTATGCCGACGGGGTGACGAGGGCCGTATTGCACCTCCAGGGGTGCGTCCTCAGGTTCGCGGTGGTCCAGGTAGCCGGGCAATTCCTGCACCCGCTGGTGCAGGCTGCCACCGAGGGCCACGTTCAGTTCCTGGAAGCCACGGCAGATGCAGAACACCGGCACACCCGCGGCAATGGCCGCCTGCAGCAGCGGCAAGGTCAGGCGGTCACGTGCAAGATCGTGCCGGGTGCCTTCCGCGCTGGGCGCGCCATTGTAATGATGCGGCTCGACATTTGAAGGCGAACCGGTAAAAAGAATGCCATCGAGCCTGGCCAGCAGCGTCTGCGTGTCGCTGCCGCCGTCACGGGCCGGCAGGATCAGCGGCAGCCCGGCAAAGCCCGCGGCCTCGACATACTTGTCGCCCACCGTGTGCGACGAGTTCTTCCCCACCTGCTGGCGGCAGGCGCTGACACCGATCAAGGGGACCGCAATTGCGCTCATGGGCTTACACCGTGTGCAGGTACCAGTTGTACTCGAGGTCGGAGATCGACACTTCGAACTCGGCCAGCTCGCTTTCCTTGCAGGCCACGAAGATGTCGATGTAGTCCGGGCTGATGTATTGGTTGAGGACTTCGCTGTCATCCAGCGCGCGCAGGGCATCACGCAGGTTGTTCGGCAGGCTCTGCTCCAGCTGCTCGTACGAGTTGCCTTCGATCGGCGCGTCCGGCTCGACCTTGTTGGTCAGGCCGTGGTGGATGCCGGCGAGGATCGCCGCGAGCATCAGGTACGGGTTGGCATCGGCGCCGGCCACGCGGTGCTCGATGCGCACGTTCTCGCTGCTGTCGGTCGGCACGCGGACAGCCACCGTGCGGTTGTCCAGGCCCCAGCTCGGCGCGTTGGGCACATAGAACTGTGCACCGAAGCGACGGTACGAGTTGATGTTCGGGCAGAGGAATGCCATCGATGCCGGCATGGTTTCCAGCACGCCACCAATGGCGTGGCGCAGGGCGTCGCTTTGCAGCGGGTCGGCATTGGCGAAGATGTTCTTGCCGGTTTTCTTGTCCAGCAACGAAATGTGTACGTGCAGGCCATTGCCCGCCTGGCCCGGATAGGGCTTGGCCATGAAGGTGGAGTCCATCTCATGGTCGTAGGCGACGTTCTTGATCAGGCGCTTGAGCAGGATCGCGTAGTCACAGGCCTTCAGCGGGTCGGCGACGTGGTGCAGGTTCACCTCGAACTGCGCCGGGGCGCTTTCCTTGACGATGGCGTCGGCCGGCAAGCCCTGCTCCTTGGCAGCTTCGAGCATGTCCTGCAGGCAGTCGGCGTATTCGTCGAGATCGTCGATCAGGTACACCTGGGTCGACTGCGGGCGCTTGCCTGAAATCGGCGAGCGCGGCGGCTGCGGGCGACCGTTGAGGTTGTCCTGGTCGATCAGGTAGAACTCCAGCTCGAACGCGGCGCAGATATCCAGGCCCAGGTCGTCGAACTTGCTCACCACCTGGCGCAGCACTTCCCGCGGGTCGGCGAAAAACGGCGCACCGTCCAGCTCATGCATGGTCATCAGCAACTGGGCGGTCGGGCGTTTCTGCCAGGGTTCGTCGCACAGCGTGCCGGCAATCGGGAAACAGATGCGGTCGGCGTCACCGATGTCCAGGCCCAGCCCGGTGCTTTCGACGGTCGAGCCGTTGATATCCAGGGCAAACAGCGACGCCGGCAGGTTGATGCCCTTCTCGTACACCTTGTGCAGGCTGGCGCGCTCGATGCGCTTGCCGCGCACCACGCCGTTCATGTCGGAGATCAGCAGGTCGACGTACTGGGTATCCGGATGGGCATCCAGGAATTCATTCATCTCGCGGGAAGAACTGGCGCACGGGGAGACCGACGTCATGGCTGTACATCCTTTGATTCGGAGCGGCGATGTGGGAACTGCGGATGACGCCTTGTAGGGCGACGATGGTGCTGCTGTTGTTCTTTTCACTGGCCCATCGTTGGGGGCTGGTTGCCGACCGGCTGCATTGATTCCCGGGGGCCGTTCCACTATAAAATGGCCAAAACGCAACAGACATTGGCATTTAGGCAAGCAGAGCGTGCACCGATGCAATATCAGATCAACCATGCGGACCTTTCCCTGGTCCTGGCACTGGAGCGCGGCCGCTCGCTGGCCAAGGCAGCCGAACTGCTCAAGGTCGACGTTTCGACGGTGTTCCGCTCGATCCGCCGGCTGGAGTCGGCGCTGGGCACCGCCTTGTTCGTCAAGAGCCGTAAAGGCTACCTGCCCACCGACACCGCCCAGGCCCTGGCCGAGCAGGCCGAGCGCGCCGAACAGGCACTGGATGCGGCGCGCATCGCCCTGACCAGCGGCGAACAGGTGGTCAGCGGCACCGTGCGCCTGACCTGCACCGAGGCCGTGCTGCACAGCCTGCTGCTGCCGGCGCTGGCCGAGTTCATGCCCAACTATCCTGCGTTGTCGCTGGAGATGGGCACCTCCAACACCTTCGCCAACCTCAGCCGTCGCGATGCCGACATCGCCTTGCGCCTGACCAACACGCCGCCTGAGCATCTTGTCGGGCGCTGCCTGGGCTCGACCTCCTACGTGGTCTGCGGCCAGCCGGCGCTGCGCGAGCGGCTGCAGGAGGCGCCCCTGAGTGTGCCCTGGATCGCCCCCGACGATTCCATGCAGGACCACGCCACCGTGGTCTGGCGCAACCAGCAGCATCCCGGCCTGATCCCGCGCTACCAGTGCAGCGGCATGTCGACCATCGCCCAACTGGTGACCACCGGCCTGGGCGTGGCGGCGCTGCCCGACTACATGGTCCACGACCTGCCCGGCGTCGAGGCGCTGAGCGGCCCGCTGCCCGGCTGCGACACCCAGTTGTGGCTGCTGACGCGGCCCGATTGCCGTGCCCTGCGCTCGGTGCAGACGTTGTTCGAAGAGCTGACCCCGCGCCTGCGCGACGCAATGTTGCGTTAACGCGCCAAGGACGGTTGTGCCGGCGATGGACAGCACGCTATTGTCGGGCATCGGCGGTTGGCTGCAGTTGCCTGGATCGGCCCTATCGCGGGGCAAGCCCGCTCCCACGTTGCCCGATTCGGGAACACATGCGTGGGAGCGGGCTTGCCCCGCGATACAGGCGCCACAGGTACACCCGACAAAACAGTCCTTCCCTATTGGCTGGTGATTTTTTAAACTATCGAGTCCGCCTGCCCATTCTGGGCTGCACGCCTAACCGCATTTGCTACTGAGGAAGACCATGGCCCGCGTAACTGTTGAAGACTGCCTGGAACACGTGGATAACCGCTTTGAGCTGGTCATGCTCTCGACCAAGCGCGCCCGCCAGCTGGCTACCGGCGGCAAAGAGCCACGCGTTGCGTGGGAAAACGACAAGCCTACCGTCGTCGCCCTGCGTGAAATCGCCGAAGGCATCGTCACGCCAGAGTTCATCGCCGCCGAAGAGATCGTCACCGAGGATCCGGTATTCGCCGCGTTCGAGGACGAGAACAACGAGGCCGTCTGATTGATGCCCAGTCGACACCGTGCGGCGCAAGGCCCTCTTCTACTGCAAGAGGTGAAACCATGCCGGGTATAGAAGCCCTCGCCGAACGGCTGTCGACCTATCTGGGCCCCGAACAGGTCAACTTGGTTCGTCGGGCCTACTTCTACGCCGAACAGGCCCACGATGGCCAGCGCCGCCGCAGCGGCGAGCCCTACGTGACCCATCCGCTGGCGGTCGCCAGCATCCTCGCCGACATGCACATGGACCATCAGAGCCTGATGGCGGCCATGCTGCACGACGTGATCGAAGACACCGGCATCGCCAAGGAAGCCTTGAGCCAGCAATTCGGCGAGACCGTCGCCGAACTGGTCGACGGGGTCAGCAAGCTGACCCAGATGAACTTCGAGACCAAGGCCGAGGCGCAGGCCGAGAACTTCCAGAAGATGGCCATGGCCATGGCCCGCGATATCCGCGTGATCCTGGTCAAGCTGGCCGACCGCCTGCACAACATGCGCACCCTGGAAGTGCTCTCCGGCGAGAAACGCCGACGCATCGCCAAGGAAACCCTCGAAATCTACGCCCCCATCGCCAACCGGCTGGGGATGCACACCGTGCGCGTGGAGTTCGAGGACCTCGGCTTCAAGGCCATGCACCCGATGCGCTCGTCGCTGATCCACCGGGCGGTGAAGGCCGCGCGCGGCAACCGCAAGGAAATCGTCGCCAAGATCGAGACCTCGCTGGCCAACTGCCTGGCCGCCGACGGTATCGAAGGCGAGGTCAGCGGCCGGCAGAAACACCTCTATGGCATCTACAAGAAGATGCGCGGCAAGCGCCGCGCCTTCACCGAGATCATGGACGTGTACGCCTTCCGCATCATCGTCGACAAGGTCGACACCTGCTACCGCGTGCTCGGCGCCGTGCACAACCTGTACAAGCCACTGCCGGGTCGCTTCAAGGACTACATCGCGATCCCCAAGGCCAACGGCTACCAGTCGTTGCACACCACGCTGTTCGGCATGCACGGGGTGCCCATCGAAATCCAGATCCGCACCCGCGAAATGGAAGAGATGGCCAACAATGGCATCGCCGCGCATTGGCTGTACAAGTCCAACGAGGAAGAGCAGCCAAAAGGCAGCCATGCCCGCGCCCGCCAATGGGTCAAAGGCATCCTCGAGCTGCAGCAGCGCGCCGGCAACTCGCTGGAATTCATCGAGAGCGTGAAGATCGACCTGTTCCCGGACGAGGTCTACGTCTTCACCCCCAAAGGCCGGATCATGGAGCTGCCCAAAGGCTCCACCGCGGTCGACTTCGCCTACGCGGTGCACACCGACGTCGGCAACAGCTGCATCGCCTGCCGCATCAATCGCCGCCTGGCGCCGCTGTCCGAGCCGTTGCAGAGCGGCTCCACCGTCGAGATCGTCAGCGCACCGGGCGCCCGGCCGAATCCGGCCTGGCTCAACTTCGTGGTCACCGGCAAGGCGCGCACGCACATCCGCCACGCTCTCAAACAGCAGCGCCGCTCCGAGTCCATCAGCCTTGGCGAGCGCCTGCTGAACAAGGTACTGACCGGCTTCGACAGCAGCCTGGAAAAGATTCCCCAGGAGCGTATCCAGTCGATCCTCACCGAGTATCGCCTGGAGCTGGTCGAGGACCTGCTCGAAGACATCGGCCTGGGCAACCGCATGGCCTACGTGGTCGCCCGACGCCTGTTGTCCGCCGAAGGCGAGCAGCTTCCGGCCCCGGAAGGCCCGCTGGCGATCCGCGGTACCGAGGGCCTGGTGCTCAGCTACGCCAAATGCTGCACGCCGATCCCGGGCGACCCGATCGTCGGCCACCTGTCGGCGGGCAAGGGCATGGTCGTGCACCTGGAAGACTGCCGTAACATCAGTGAAGTCCGCCATAACCCGGAGAAGTGCCTGCAGCTCTCCTGGGCCAAGGACATCACCGGCGAGTTCAACGTCGAGCTGCGCGTCGAGCTGGAACACCAGCGCGGCCTGATCGCCCTGCTGGCCAGCAGCGTCAATGCCGCCGACGGCAACATCGAGAAAATCAGCATGGACGAACGCGACGGCCGTATCAGCGTGGTCCAACTGGTGGTCAGCGTGCACGACCGCGTGCACCTGGCCCGTGTGATCAAGAAGCTGCGCACCTTGACCGGCGTGGTCCGCATCACCCGGATGCGTGCGTAGTCCGCCAACCGCAAGGAGTCATCATGAGCAAGACCGTCATCACCAGCGATAAAGCCCCTGCCGCCATCGGCACCTACTCGCAAGCGATCAAGGCTGGCAACACCG includes:
- a CDS encoding gamma-glutamyl-gamma-aminobutyrate hydrolase family protein, which encodes MSAIAVPLIGVSACRQQVGKNSSHTVGDKYVEAAGFAGLPLILPARDGGSDTQTLLARLDGILFTGSPSNVEPHHYNGAPSAEGTRHDLARDRLTLPLLQAAIAAGVPVFCICRGFQELNVALGGSLHQRVQELPGYLDHREPEDAPLEVQYGPRHPVGIQPGGVLERLGLAARFEVNSLHSQGIDRLAPGLRVEARAPDGLIEAVSMPDAPGFVLGVQWHPEWRFAENPVSLRLFEAFREACIAHAAREGVRQKIL
- a CDS encoding glutamine synthetase family protein, whose amino-acid sequence is MTSVSPCASSSREMNEFLDAHPDTQYVDLLISDMNGVVRGKRIERASLHKVYEKGINLPASLFALDINGSTVESTGLGLDIGDADRICFPIAGTLCDEPWQKRPTAQLLMTMHELDGAPFFADPREVLRQVVSKFDDLGLDICAAFELEFYLIDQDNLNGRPQPPRSPISGKRPQSTQVYLIDDLDEYADCLQDMLEAAKEQGLPADAIVKESAPAQFEVNLHHVADPLKACDYAILLKRLIKNVAYDHEMDSTFMAKPYPGQAGNGLHVHISLLDKKTGKNIFANADPLQSDALRHAIGGVLETMPASMAFLCPNINSYRRFGAQFYVPNAPSWGLDNRTVAVRVPTDSSENVRIEHRVAGADANPYLMLAAILAGIHHGLTNKVEPDAPIEGNSYEQLEQSLPNNLRDALRALDDSEVLNQYISPDYIDIFVACKESELAEFEVSISDLEYNWYLHTV
- a CDS encoding LysR family transcriptional regulator, with the protein product MQYQINHADLSLVLALERGRSLAKAAELLKVDVSTVFRSIRRLESALGTALFVKSRKGYLPTDTAQALAEQAERAEQALDAARIALTSGEQVVSGTVRLTCTEAVLHSLLLPALAEFMPNYPALSLEMGTSNTFANLSRRDADIALRLTNTPPEHLVGRCLGSTSYVVCGQPALRERLQEAPLSVPWIAPDDSMQDHATVVWRNQQHPGLIPRYQCSGMSTIAQLVTTGLGVAALPDYMVHDLPGVEALSGPLPGCDTQLWLLTRPDCRALRSVQTLFEELTPRLRDAMLR
- the rpoZ gene encoding DNA-directed RNA polymerase subunit omega is translated as MARVTVEDCLEHVDNRFELVMLSTKRARQLATGGKEPRVAWENDKPTVVALREIAEGIVTPEFIAAEEIVTEDPVFAAFEDENNEAV
- the spoT gene encoding bifunctional GTP diphosphokinase/guanosine-3',5'-bis pyrophosphate 3'-pyrophosphohydrolase — its product is MPGIEALAERLSTYLGPEQVNLVRRAYFYAEQAHDGQRRRSGEPYVTHPLAVASILADMHMDHQSLMAAMLHDVIEDTGIAKEALSQQFGETVAELVDGVSKLTQMNFETKAEAQAENFQKMAMAMARDIRVILVKLADRLHNMRTLEVLSGEKRRRIAKETLEIYAPIANRLGMHTVRVEFEDLGFKAMHPMRSSLIHRAVKAARGNRKEIVAKIETSLANCLAADGIEGEVSGRQKHLYGIYKKMRGKRRAFTEIMDVYAFRIIVDKVDTCYRVLGAVHNLYKPLPGRFKDYIAIPKANGYQSLHTTLFGMHGVPIEIQIRTREMEEMANNGIAAHWLYKSNEEEQPKGSHARARQWVKGILELQQRAGNSLEFIESVKIDLFPDEVYVFTPKGRIMELPKGSTAVDFAYAVHTDVGNSCIACRINRRLAPLSEPLQSGSTVEIVSAPGARPNPAWLNFVVTGKARTHIRHALKQQRRSESISLGERLLNKVLTGFDSSLEKIPQERIQSILTEYRLELVEDLLEDIGLGNRMAYVVARRLLSAEGEQLPAPEGPLAIRGTEGLVLSYAKCCTPIPGDPIVGHLSAGKGMVVHLEDCRNISEVRHNPEKCLQLSWAKDITGEFNVELRVELEHQRGLIALLASSVNAADGNIEKISMDERDGRISVVQLVVSVHDRVHLARVIKKLRTLTGVVRITRMRA